One window of Synergistaceae bacterium genomic DNA carries:
- a CDS encoding histidinol-phosphate transaminase encodes MSRFLHTKFSSLTPYDTSNEAESMKGYIRLNTNESPFPPSPKAIAYSHEAAQGLNYYADPDCSELAGKIAGMYSLDPSQIVFGNGSDEILSFIFMGLCEKGAAFPNITYSFYRILAKFYGVDCVTVPLKNFHVDPSYYRDMRGRTIIIANPNAPTGLAMTLNDIETIITSNPGSLAVIDEAYIDFGGQSAVTLLPKYDNLIISRTFSKSRSLAGARLGWCMTSPEIAQDIRNIKNTITPYNINAMTQAAGLGSLEDEEYTRKNIDIIRKVRDNTRTRLQEMGFDVLDSSANFLFAKHESISGENIFNALKKNRIMIRHFSNPPAISDYNRITIGTAEQMQIFLEVMKGVTENETK; translated from the coding sequence ATGAGCAGATTCCTTCACACAAAATTCTCATCACTCACTCCATACGACACAAGCAATGAAGCCGAAAGCATGAAGGGCTATATACGCCTCAACACAAACGAGTCCCCCTTCCCCCCGTCGCCCAAAGCTATAGCATATTCCCACGAGGCAGCGCAGGGACTCAACTACTACGCCGACCCGGATTGCTCCGAGCTTGCCGGGAAAATCGCGGGGATGTACAGCCTTGACCCCTCGCAGATAGTTTTCGGGAACGGCTCAGACGAGATACTCAGCTTCATTTTCATGGGACTGTGCGAAAAGGGCGCGGCTTTCCCGAATATCACATACTCATTCTACAGGATACTGGCGAAATTTTACGGCGTTGACTGCGTTACAGTGCCGTTGAAGAATTTTCATGTTGACCCGTCATATTACAGGGACATGCGCGGGCGTACCATCATCATCGCAAACCCTAACGCACCGACAGGACTAGCCATGACTCTGAATGACATTGAGACCATAATCACATCGAATCCCGGAAGCCTCGCTGTGATTGATGAGGCGTATATAGATTTCGGCGGGCAAAGCGCGGTAACCCTCCTCCCAAAATATGACAACCTCATAATCTCCCGGACTTTCTCTAAATCCCGGTCGCTTGCCGGGGCGCGTCTCGGATGGTGCATGACTTCCCCGGAAATCGCGCAGGACATCCGCAACATCAAGAACACAATAACGCCCTACAACATTAACGCGATGACACAGGCGGCGGGACTCGGTTCTCTTGAGGATGAGGAATACACGCGGAAAAACATCGACATCATCCGCAAGGTTCGCGACAACACACGGACAAGGCTTCAGGAAATGGGCTTTGACGTTCTTGACTCGTCAGCAAATTTCCTGTTCGCAAAACACGAGTCAATCAGCGGAGAAAATATCTTTAACGCCCTCAAGAAGAACCGCATAATGATTCGGCATTTCTCGAATCCCCCGGCAATTTCCGACTACAACAGAATCACAATCGGGACGGCTGAACAAATGCAGATATTTCTTGAGGTCATGAAGGGAGTTACAGAGAATGAGACAAAGTAA